A stretch of DNA from Apis cerana isolate GH-2021 linkage group LG8, AcerK_1.0, whole genome shotgun sequence:
AAAAGTATCTGATGCAATGAAACCTGAATATTGGTCAAAGTTGGTACTATATTTCAGAtttctagaaaatatataaaaaagaaattatccttatttatataaactaataaattaattatttttatataggatATTAGAACGTATTACGGAAATGCTCGATATGTTGTTGAATACGAAAGATATGATAATAGCTGAAATAGTATCTGAAGATGCAGAAGAGTATGAAACACCACCATATAAAATACATGGATGTGTATTAACGTTGGTAGAACGTTTGGATGAAgaatttactaaattattaaaggaaTGTGATCCACACAGTAATGAATATGTAGAAAggtatttaatacatatatttaaataaatttaatataatataatatatttaatataaactgaaaatataaaaaatattatttatgatttttcttttaggttaaaagatgaaaaacaaGTATCCACAATAATAGATAAAGTCCAAGAATACTTAGAAAGACAAGGAACTGTTTCTGAACTTTGTCGCGTATATTTACGTAAAATTGAacatctttattataaattcgacCCAAACGTTCTTAAACaaaaagaagtaaatatataataatttaaattttaaagataaaaatttaaaaataatataaaaattttcagggAGAACTTGGTCCGGATGTTATAACATCTGTACAAGTTATGGAAAAGCtttgtaaatatgtttatgCACATGACGGAACAGATAGACTTAGAACTCGTGCAATTCTTTCCCATGTCTATCATCATGCTCTTCATGATAACTGGTTTCAAGCACGTGATCTCATTTTAATGTCTCATTTACAAGAAACTATTCAGCATTCTGATCCAGCTACACAAgttcgtattttttataataaaattgaattttattttatttttatttatcattttttccaattatagattttatacaaTAGAACTATTGCCCATTTGGGCTTATGTGCTTTCCGTCATGCGAATATTAAAGATGCCCATAATTGTTTAGTTGATTTAATGGTAACTGGTAAAGTGAAGGAACTTTTGGCACAAGGTCTTCTTCCTCAAAGACAACATGAACGCAGTAAAGAACAAGAAAAGATCGAAAAACAAAGGCAAATGCCATTCCATATGCACATTAATTTAGAACTTCTTGAATGTGTTTATTTAGTTTCTGCGATGCTCATTGAAATTCCATATATGGCTGCACACGAATTTGATGCAAGGAGAAGAATGATTTCCAAGACATTTTATCAACAATTAAGATCTAGTGAACGTCAGTCATTAGTTGGACCTCCAGAATCTATGAGAGAACATGTTGTCGCGGCAGCAAAAGCAATGCGCAATGGAAATTGGTTggcttgtaataattttattattaacgaaaaaatgAATGCTAAAGTTTGGGATCTCTTTTATCAAGCGGACAAAGTTCGTGACATGCTTACAAGATTGAATAAAGAAGAGGCTTTGAGAACATATTTATTCACATATTCTCATGTTTATGATTCAATCTCAATGCCGAAATTAGCAGAAATGTTTCAATTAAAGCGACCTGTTGTTCATTCcataataagtaaaatgatCATTAATGAAGAACTTATGGCATCCTTGGATGATCCAACTGAAACTGTTGTAATGCATCGTAGTGAACCAAGTCGTTTACAATCATTAGCATTACAGCTTACTGATAAAGTAAACAATTTCGTAGATTCTAACGaacgaatttttgaaatgaaacaaGGTAagctatataaatttcaaacgattttaagaacttataaaattataaaatactaatgatgtaaacattttaaatggtaggaaatttcttttcaagagGAAATCAAGGGAACTTTCGTGACAGACAAAATTACAATCGACAAGGACAAGATTGGGGTCGTCAGAGACGTGATCGTGATCGAGATCGTAATCgagaagaaaatcgaaattattaaatcattgaatattatttatgtggGTGTTTAAGTGAATTATCATTGTATCATGTATACactcatttaaataatgttgaaaataacagtatataaataattatacattaatgtaTATTCATACTTCCATATTTGCTACTATTTACATATAAGAAGATTCGATTTATCgtacaaaaataaacaatattagttattacagaattttaattaccaTCTTGAAATGTTcatatttcttgtattttttcaaatattttattacctgttattatattatccgaTGTCAGTACAAGTTGAATTCCAGTAGATCTTTCTATAAATCTACAAGCAGTTATTTCAGCATAAGTAATACCTCCAATAATGCATATCACTATCATTTTTGGTAACAATGAACCACGTTGACCATTTATGATGCAGTtggataaatttgttaattcttcgaaacttttagaatctttttcttgatttatcacagtatttaatatttgagcctatagaatataaaattttcatttttatttgatattaaacattataatgaataaattaaattaataatattactaacaATTAATGGTatgtaaacattattaaatacataactTGGACATGAACGACCTTTTTGTTCTGTTTGTTTGAAATAGCtgggtaataattttaatttttgtgcaTTGTTATTCCATTCACTGCTCCAATTTGgcaatttatgtaaaatattttctgatctgcattttaataaacctatattttgtaatttataaaataaaggtATATGCTTATAACCATGAGCATGAAGATGAAGTTTTTGTATACAGTACAATTCATTTTGTGTAATTCCATCACTTGCAATTGACAATAAGCATAATAAACGTAAAGTTCTTAATGGATGAtcatctgaaaaattaattattataaaaataatgtcattgtttaataaaagaaattatacattatatatatacttatatatctttcaatgTGATTCAAAcactcttttctctctttacaCTCAagtatatatttctctattttttgtaAGGTTTGAAAGTCAGAACTTAACGTATCTGCTATTAATTGACAAGCAGAAATATGAAAAGCAAGTTGTCGTGTTAGATCTCtagttttttgtaattttgtcgCTATATATCGTTCCATTTCAGATAATTTCATCGTTTGTATGGCATTTTGTTCCactaatataaatcattaaaatattactaattattaaaatagaaatattaaaaaaaaacatatataaatacacaaatatacattttaatgacTTAGCCTTTCCATGTAAAATTGGGAAAACTTCACTGCATGGAGTGTCTCTTACTTCTCCATAAATTTGATCTTTATCAGGATCTAATTTGGTTTGAGACTTGCCCAAAATACCCATACCAACATTTATTTCTACTACTTCATGTAATAATCCTGCATAAGTTACAGGTGTTAAAAGAGGTGTAATCAAATCATAATTTCTGTCCATTATAATCAAAGCtcctatttcattttctatattagaAGAACCTAAACATTGTCTCATAGATTCCATAATTTTAAGCATCTGCTGACTATATTTTCCAAtggaaattgttaatttaggAGAACCAAGTATAAGTTGTAATGACCATAAGCTACGTCCTAATGCTGGTAGCAATGTAGTATCTTTGTGATAGTAAAGATCAATAAACATACAATTTTCTAAAGATAAGATATTTCCATCTAATCTTATGAA
This window harbors:
- the LOC108003890 gene encoding eukaryotic translation initiation factor 3 subunit C; this encodes MSRFFATGSDSESDSASEEEQVQRAPTTAFTFSDEEEETKRVVRSTKEKRYEEIANLIKLIRNYKKIKDMSSMLSSFEDLMRAYQKALPVIAKEEGGQTPRFYIRCLVEMEDFINEVWEDREGRKNMSKNNSKSLTSLRQKLRKYNKDFEEDIVKFRENPDQDDDEEEEKPEEVVEFEDEEDSAVAFKKAGSEASEPDTSKFKKNVADGEEGSESESDWGSSSDSESTSSEDEGQYQNIRERFIKKVTDKEEEEDKAKRKEQRKERKEKERKKKKDEDDEEGEWETVKGGVAIPSEKPKMFAKDAEINVAAVLKKLSEIIAARGKKRTDRREQIELLHELQSIADTHNLGPAVAVKIKFSIVSSIFDYNPKVSDAMKPEYWSKILERITEMLDMLLNTKDMIIAEIVSEDAEEYETPPYKIHGCVLTLVERLDEEFTKLLKECDPHSNEYVERLKDEKQVSTIIDKVQEYLERQGTVSELCRVYLRKIEHLYYKFDPNVLKQKEGELGPDVITSVQVMEKLCKYVYAHDGTDRLRTRAILSHVYHHALHDNWFQARDLILMSHLQETIQHSDPATQILYNRTIAHLGLCAFRHANIKDAHNCLVDLMVTGKVKELLAQGLLPQRQHERSKEQEKIEKQRQMPFHMHINLELLECVYLVSAMLIEIPYMAAHEFDARRRMISKTFYQQLRSSERQSLVGPPESMREHVVAAAKAMRNGNWLACNNFIINEKMNAKVWDLFYQADKVRDMLTRLNKEEALRTYLFTYSHVYDSISMPKLAEMFQLKRPVVHSIISKMIINEELMASLDDPTETVVMHRSEPSRLQSLALQLTDKVNNFVDSNERIFEMKQGNFFSRGNQGNFRDRQNYNRQGQDWGRQRRDRDRDRNREENRNY
- the LOC108003893 gene encoding vacuolar protein sorting-associated protein 33B, which produces MDITLDDRLNVLQQISQRKLVEILDAIPGSKDLVIEQKLMKILDSFVGVSVLKRYGVEKIYKMEQRLKLSNTQHIFLISSDLIACKRVLDQIQSEIPLNIRSHVQPYHHILVTPFVPTIFNSIIEEEGLSGLVTLQTLSWEFIRLDGNILSLENCMFIDLYYHKDTTLLPALGRSLWSLQLILGSPKLTISIGKYSQQMLKIMESMRQCLGSSNIENEIGALIIMDRNYDLITPLLTPVTYAGLLHEVVEINVGMGILGKSQTKLDPDKDQIYGEVRDTPCSEVFPILHGKAKSLKLEQNAIQTMKLSEMERYIATKLQKTRDLTRQLAFHISACQLIADTLSSDFQTLQKIEKYILECKERKECLNHIERYINDHPLRTLRLLCLLSIASDGITQNELYCIQKLHLHAHGYKHIPLFYKLQNIGLLKCRSENILHKLPNWSSEWNNNAQKLKLLPSYFKQTEQKGRSCPSYVFNNVYIPLIAQILNTVINQEKDSKSFEELTNLSNCIINGQRGSLLPKMIVICIIGGITYAEITACRFIERSTGIQLVLTSDNIITGNKIFEKIQEI